From Miscanthus floridulus cultivar M001 chromosome 15, ASM1932011v1, whole genome shotgun sequence, the proteins below share one genomic window:
- the LOC136509306 gene encoding uncharacterized protein isoform X4, with the protein MVYITFMRSDFGLSRLFGEDQTRTCTTICKGTPGYMAPEYLDKGVITKKFDIFSLGVIIILTSQQYIAREYIDTLRDLYVSILKAEAFFQNLLHGSTKLSGRVMCDLTLQVLNNWRHRLTKAQGYTSQDIDYQQIKKCIHIGLLCVKIDRVKRPTINQIIKMLERSDEAYQNEREIPEELRKVLASHFNIIPGARIEKNLPPTYKLVFVTSMSDEIFTKRDVRAVDGGQIRVKMIVNNQQDNNCSRLLSSNVKIVVLDGDFNADNREGWTPYEFDDHIVRPRDKVGAVLTGKLDVKLKDGEACLHDITFIDNSSFTRSRKFRLGVKLLDDLGERVQEGVTEPFTVKDRRGEGYRKREIPRLDKKPYCRQLDNVPPNAETMVYKETCQNRHVIDLNIPQMPSDFESTVSYIVPPSDKNAETMVRPQRTSGAEEVTGRLPDIDASSDVLYDELSFNSRRHSSRSRPPTARALEALACGFLGTKQKGREATFPSSSRSSRPVRRPRRSPDVALPFPSEGKECTSRFPDPPMDVNGWRMNNPPNQMIHSSSSDKSTEKGSPDLFGADKSTDKGVHELFGIP; encoded by the exons ATGGTTTACATTACCTTCATGAGGAGTG ATTTCGGTTTGTCCAGGCTCTTTGGTGAAGACCAAACTCGAACATGCACTACAATTTGTAAGGGAACACC GGGTTACATGGCACCAGAATACTTAGATAAAGGTGTGATCACAAAAAAGTTTGACATATTCAGTTTGGGGGTAATAATTATATTGACATCCCAGCAATATATTGCACGGGAATATATTGACACTTTAAGAGACTTGTATGTTTCTATTTTGAAGGCAGAGGCCTTTTTTCAGAATCTATTGCACGGGAGTACTAAACTTTCTGGACGTGTCATGTGTGATCTGACGTTGCAGGTGCTTAACAATTGGAGACATAGGctcacaaaagcacaagggtATACATCCCAAGACATTGATTACCAACAAATAAAAAAATGCATTCATATTGGTCTACTCTGTGTGAAAATTGATCGGGTGAAAAGGCCAACAATAAACCAAATTATCAAGATGCTAGAAAGATCAGATGAAGCATACCAAAACGAAAGAGAG ATACCGGAAGAGCTGAGAAAAGTACTTGCGAGCCATTTCAACATTATTCCTGG AGCAAGAATTGAAAAGAACCTGCCTCCAACCTACAAACTTGTTTTCGTGACTAGCATGAGTGATGAAATATTTACAAAAAGGGATGTCCGTGCGGTGGATGGGGGTCAAATCAGGGTTAAAATGATTGTAAACAATCAGCAAGATAACAATTGTTCCCGTCTTCTTTCCTCCAATGTCAAGATTGTAGTTCTCGATGGTGACTTCAATGCGGATAATCGTGAGGGCTGGACACCTTACGAGTTTGATGACCATATAGTACGTCCACGTGACAAAGTTGGGGCGGTGCTTACGGGAAAGCTGGATGTTAAACTGAAAGATGGTGAAGCTTGTCTCCATGACATTACTTTCATTGATAATTCCAGCTTCACAAGGAGTCGAAAGTTCAGGCTTGGGGTAAAGCTTCTTGATGATCTTGGCGAGCGAGTTCAAGAAGGTGTAACTGAACCTTTCACTGTTAAGGACCGCCGTGGAGAAG GATACAGAAAGCGTGAAATTCCAAGGTTAGACAAGAAACCGTACTGCAGACAGCTTGACAACGTGCCCCCTAATGCTGAAACAATGGTTTACAAGGAAACATGCCAAAATAGGCATGTCATTGATCTTAATATCCCACAAATGCCTTCTGATTTTGAGTCAACTGTGAGCTACATCGTCCCTCCATCTGACAAAAATGCAGAAACCATGGTCAGACCTCAGCGTACTTCAGGAGCTGAGGAGGTGACTGGCCGCCTTCCAGACATAGATGCCTCTAGTGATGTGCTCTATGATGAGCTTTCTTTCAACTCAAGAAGGCATAGTAGCAGAAGCCGCCCACCAACAGCTCGAGCTCTGGAAGCTCTTGCCTGTGGCTTTCTTGGGACCAAACAGAAGGGCAGGGAGGCAACTTTCCCATCTTCAAGCAGGAGCAGCAGACCTGTTCGGCGACCACGAAGATCACCTGATGTTGCACTGCCATTTCCTTCTGAAGGCAAAGAATGTACTTCTCGTTTTCCCGATCCACCCATGGATGTCAATGGATGGCGGATGAATAATCCTCCGAACCAAATGATTCACAGCAGCTCCTCTGATAAATCCACAGAAAAAGGTAGTCCTGACTTGTTTGGAGCAGACAAGTCTACTGATAAAGGAGTTCATGAATTGTTTGGCATACCTTAG